Proteins encoded within one genomic window of Misgurnus anguillicaudatus chromosome 18, ASM2758022v2, whole genome shotgun sequence:
- the LOC129429319 gene encoding sterile alpha motif domain-containing protein 15: MDFLYWTSQDVAQWIECIGFSQYKACFTENFITGRKLIYVNCSYLPRLGINDFQHMKVISAHIRELLGISDVQWSRSVADAPEDDMSVFLKMKSCTGQRAESITYDQIKNICLK, encoded by the exons ATGGATTTCCTGTACTGGACTTCTCAAGATGTGGCACAGTGGATTGAATGCATCGGATTCTCCCAGTATAAG GCCTGTTTCACTGAGAACTTCATCACAGGCAGAAAGCTGATTTATGTCAACTGCTCATATTTACCTCGCTTGGGTATCAATGACTTCCAGCATATGAAG GTTATCTCAGCTCATATTCGAGAACTGCTGGGCATCTCAGATGTGCAGTGGAGTCGTAGTGTCGCTGATGCCCCTGAAGATGACATGAGTGTTTTTCTGAAGATGAAGAGCTGTACTGGTCAGCGAGCAGAATCCATCACATATGACCAGATCAAAAACATCTGCCTAAAGTAA
- the entpd5b gene encoding ectonucleoside triphosphate diphosphohydrolase 5 isoform X1: protein MSISNLHVDTAVSWVRRCFLLIWVHLLFLWTLWGCQVNGLNAVDFSVLPSLSRPANVSQIYYGIMFDAGSTGTRLHIYTFRHKHPDELPVLDNESFHSVKPGLSAYADTPEIAGHTIRELLKVAMRTIPSDEWRRTPLLLRATAGFRLLPTSKAQALLQEVQDVFDEFPFHVPADSVRIMNGTNEGVLAWVTVNFLTGYLHPNRQTTVGILDLGGGSTQITFLPKSKKTIESADPDYIAKFHMFNSTYRLYTHSYLGNGIKAARLWALGALGSDGLEQKVFKSSCLPKKSTERFSFGGLIYHVSGMTEGKTGFQMCYQEMLKVVKGIIKQPYELKNTSTFYAFSYYFDHAVEAGLIDEAKGGAVKIRDIRRRAMELCNRPSDLNPVNHFLCMDLTYITCLLIDGFGFEDSTVLELTKKVNNVETSWALGATINHFQNLRIH, encoded by the exons ATGTCAATATCTAATCTTCATGTAGAT ACAGCTGTGTCATGGGTTAGAAGATGTTTTTTACTGATCTGGGTTCATCTTTTGTTCCTGTGGACACTTTGGGGATGTCAGGTGAATGGTCTGAATGCTGTTGATTTCTCAGTCTTGCCATCTCTCAGTCGTCCTGCTAATGTCAGTCAGATCTACTATGGGATCATGTTTGATGCTGGCAGCACAGGCACTCGTCTGCATATCTACACCTTCAGACACAAACATCCAG ACGAGTTACCAGTGTTGGATAATGAAAGCTTTCATTCGGTTAAACCTGGATTATCAGCCTACGCTGACACACCTGAGATT GCTGGGCACACAATACGTGAGTTACTGAAGGTCGCTATGAGGACGATCCCTTCAGACGAGTGGAGGAGGACACCGCTGCTCCTGAGAGCCACCGCTGGATTTAGACTGCTGCCAACATCCAAAGCTCAGGCACTCTTACAAGAG GTGCAAGATGTGTTTGATGAATTTCCTTTTCACGTGCCCGCTGACAGCGTCCGAATCATGAACGGGACAAATGAAG GTGTTCTTGCGTGGGTTACAGTCAACTTTCTGACAG gTTACCTTCATCCTAACAGACAAACAACCGTTGGAATTCTCGACTTGGGTGGAGGTTCAACTCAGATCACTTTCCTTCCTAAGTCAAAG AAAACCATTGAAAGTGCAGATCCAGATTACATTGCAAAGTTCCACATGTTTAACTCAACCTACCGCCTCTATACCCACAG TTACCTTGGAAACGGAATCAAAGCTGCTCGGCTGTGGGCTCTTGGTGCTTTAGGCTCAGATG gTCTGGAACAGAAAGTTTTCAAAAGCTCCTGTTTACCTAAAAAATCCACTGAAAGGTTTAGCTTTGGAGGTTTAATTTACCACGTCAGCGGAATGACAGAAG GTAAAACAGGATTTCAGATGTGTTACCAGGAAATGCTGAAGGTTGTGAAGGGAATCATTAAACAACcgtatgaattaaaaaacacctCCACTTTCTATGCTTTCTCTTATTATTTTGATCATGCGGTGGAAGCAGGACTCATAG ATGAAGCCAAAGGTGGAGCTGTGAAGATCCGAGATATTAGGAGACGAGCAATGGAGT TGTGTAACAGACCATCAGACCTCAATCCAGTCAATCATTTTCTGTGTATGGATCTCACATACATCACATGTCTGCTCATAGATGGGTTTGGTTTTGAAGACAGCACCGTTCTGGAG CTAACCAAGAAGGTGAACAATGTAGAAACCAGCTGGGCTTTGGGAGCCACAATAAATCACTTTCAAAACCTTAggattcattga
- the entpd5b gene encoding ectonucleoside triphosphate diphosphohydrolase 5 isoform X2: MFDAGSTGTRLHIYTFRHKHPDELPVLDNESFHSVKPGLSAYADTPEIAGHTIRELLKVAMRTIPSDEWRRTPLLLRATAGFRLLPTSKAQALLQEVQDVFDEFPFHVPADSVRIMNGTNEGVLAWVTVNFLTGYLHPNRQTTVGILDLGGGSTQITFLPKSKKTIESADPDYIAKFHMFNSTYRLYTHSYLGNGIKAARLWALGALGSDGLEQKVFKSSCLPKKSTERFSFGGLIYHVSGMTEGKTGFQMCYQEMLKVVKGIIKQPYELKNTSTFYAFSYYFDHAVEAGLIDEAKGGAVKIRDIRRRAMELCNRPSDLNPVNHFLCMDLTYITCLLIDGFGFEDSTVLELTKKVNNVETSWALGATINHFQNLRIH, from the exons ATGTTTGATGCTGGCAGCACAGGCACTCGTCTGCATATCTACACCTTCAGACACAAACATCCAG ACGAGTTACCAGTGTTGGATAATGAAAGCTTTCATTCGGTTAAACCTGGATTATCAGCCTACGCTGACACACCTGAGATT GCTGGGCACACAATACGTGAGTTACTGAAGGTCGCTATGAGGACGATCCCTTCAGACGAGTGGAGGAGGACACCGCTGCTCCTGAGAGCCACCGCTGGATTTAGACTGCTGCCAACATCCAAAGCTCAGGCACTCTTACAAGAG GTGCAAGATGTGTTTGATGAATTTCCTTTTCACGTGCCCGCTGACAGCGTCCGAATCATGAACGGGACAAATGAAG GTGTTCTTGCGTGGGTTACAGTCAACTTTCTGACAG gTTACCTTCATCCTAACAGACAAACAACCGTTGGAATTCTCGACTTGGGTGGAGGTTCAACTCAGATCACTTTCCTTCCTAAGTCAAAG AAAACCATTGAAAGTGCAGATCCAGATTACATTGCAAAGTTCCACATGTTTAACTCAACCTACCGCCTCTATACCCACAG TTACCTTGGAAACGGAATCAAAGCTGCTCGGCTGTGGGCTCTTGGTGCTTTAGGCTCAGATG gTCTGGAACAGAAAGTTTTCAAAAGCTCCTGTTTACCTAAAAAATCCACTGAAAGGTTTAGCTTTGGAGGTTTAATTTACCACGTCAGCGGAATGACAGAAG GTAAAACAGGATTTCAGATGTGTTACCAGGAAATGCTGAAGGTTGTGAAGGGAATCATTAAACAACcgtatgaattaaaaaacacctCCACTTTCTATGCTTTCTCTTATTATTTTGATCATGCGGTGGAAGCAGGACTCATAG ATGAAGCCAAAGGTGGAGCTGTGAAGATCCGAGATATTAGGAGACGAGCAATGGAGT TGTGTAACAGACCATCAGACCTCAATCCAGTCAATCATTTTCTGTGTATGGATCTCACATACATCACATGTCTGCTCATAGATGGGTTTGGTTTTGAAGACAGCACCGTTCTGGAG CTAACCAAGAAGGTGAACAATGTAGAAACCAGCTGGGCTTTGGGAGCCACAATAAATCACTTTCAAAACCTTAggattcattga
- the znf410 gene encoding zinc finger protein 410 isoform X2 — protein MLSHRRCQSLDPSEVLWWKICSLQNQTSYKTFRTTTTLLLTSYLTWPKDDVDEAEEEISADGSAPWYLRVQELAHDSLIAATRAQLAKDARSNNSSEHIHSCQSEGLKKEPLSRANRTPSEKTHRCPYENCHRTFTWPAHLKYHLKTHRNDRMFRCGAEGCGKSFYVLQRLQVHMRTHNGEKPFICSEKDCGKKFTTAGNLKNHRRTHTGEKPFLCEVDSCGRSFAEYSSLRKHMLVHSGEKPHVCSVCGKTFSQSGSRNVHMKKRHSEEDTQHITDSRETITGEALTQSSLLEADGSTESIVNLNHEMLSTQGPSDPVVVLSRDDDDDDEDLVNITTAHSYSHDVVTLL, from the exons ATGTTGTCCCACCGTCGCTGTCAGAGTTTGGACCCGAGCGAAGTCCTCTGGTGGAAGATCTGCAGTCTACAGAACCAAACCTCCTACAAGACCTTCAGAACCACGACAACACTTCTTCTTACATCCTACTTAACCTGGCCAAAG GACGATGTTGATGAGGCAGAGGAGGAGATCTCAGCGGATGGCAGCGCGCCGTGGTATCTGCGAGTTCAGGAGCTTGCACATGACAGCCTGATCGCTGCCACACGGGCACAACTGGCTAAAGATGCCAGATCTAACAACAGCA gTGAGCACATTCATAGCTGTCAATCAGAGGGGCTAAAGAAAGAGCCGCTGTCTCGAGCCAATCGCACACCTTCAGAAAAAACCCATAGATGTCCATATGAGAACTGTCACAGAACATTCACCTGGCCGGCCCATCTGAAGTACCACCTAAAAACACACAG AAACGACCGCATGTTTCGCTGCGGTGCTGAAGgttgtggaaagagtttctaCGTTCTGCAGAGACTTCAGGTCCACATGAGAACCCACAACGGAGAGAAACCGTTCATCTGCAGCGAGAAGGACTGTGGCAAGAAGTTCACCACTGCCGGGAACCTGAAGAACCACCGGCGTACTCATACTG GTGAGAAACCTTTCTTGTGTGAGGTGGACAGCTGCGGTCGATCCTTCGCCGAATACTCGAGTCTTCGCAAACACATGCTGGTGCATTCTG GTGAGAAGCCGCACGTGTGTTCGGTTTGTGGGAAAACTTTCTCTCAGAGCGGCAGTCGAAATGTTCACATGAAGAAGAGACACAGCGAGGAGGACACACAACACATCACTGACAGCAGAGAAACAATAACAG GTGAGGCGCTCACTCAGAGCAGCTTGTTAGAGGCGGACGGCAGCACTGAGTCGATAGTCAATCTGAATCATGAGATGTTAAGCACACAAG GTCCCTCTGATCCTGTGGTGGTTTTGTCAcgcgatgatgatgatgatgatgaagatctGGTCAATATAACGACAGCACATTCATACAGTCATGATGTGGTCACTCTGCTCTAA
- the znf410 gene encoding zinc finger protein 410 isoform X1 has protein sequence MLSDELDSKPELLVEFVQNASIPLGETLEESELKSSSCTPLISPSLKSSCSPSQLSETSLNHVVPPSLSEFGPERSPLVEDLQSTEPNLLQDLQNHDNTSSYILLNLAKGLAASTEPLVFVQDDVDEAEEEISADGSAPWYLRVQELAHDSLIAATRAQLAKDARSNNSSEHIHSCQSEGLKKEPLSRANRTPSEKTHRCPYENCHRTFTWPAHLKYHLKTHRNDRMFRCGAEGCGKSFYVLQRLQVHMRTHNGEKPFICSEKDCGKKFTTAGNLKNHRRTHTGEKPFLCEVDSCGRSFAEYSSLRKHMLVHSGEKPHVCSVCGKTFSQSGSRNVHMKKRHSEEDTQHITDSRETITGEALTQSSLLEADGSTESIVNLNHEMLSTQGPSDPVVVLSRDDDDDDEDLVNITTAHSYSHDVVTLL, from the exons ATGCTTTCTGATGAGCTTGACTCCAAACCCGAG CTGTTGGTTGAGTTTGTTCAGAACGCCTCCATACCGCTGGGTGAAACTCTGGAGGAGTCTGAACTCAAATCCTCCTCCTGTACTCCTCTCATCTCGCCATCATTAAAATCTTCATGCAGTCCATCGCAGCTTTCAG AGACTTCTCTTAATCATGTTGTCCCACCGTCGCTGTCAGAGTTTGGACCCGAGCGAAGTCCTCTGGTGGAAGATCTGCAGTCTACAGAACCAAACCTCCTACAAGACCTTCAGAACCACGACAACACTTCTTCTTACATCCTACTTAACCTGGCCAAAG GGTTGGCAGCATCGACAGAACCTCTGGTGTTTGTACAGGACGATGTTGATGAGGCAGAGGAGGAGATCTCAGCGGATGGCAGCGCGCCGTGGTATCTGCGAGTTCAGGAGCTTGCACATGACAGCCTGATCGCTGCCACACGGGCACAACTGGCTAAAGATGCCAGATCTAACAACAGCA gTGAGCACATTCATAGCTGTCAATCAGAGGGGCTAAAGAAAGAGCCGCTGTCTCGAGCCAATCGCACACCTTCAGAAAAAACCCATAGATGTCCATATGAGAACTGTCACAGAACATTCACCTGGCCGGCCCATCTGAAGTACCACCTAAAAACACACAG AAACGACCGCATGTTTCGCTGCGGTGCTGAAGgttgtggaaagagtttctaCGTTCTGCAGAGACTTCAGGTCCACATGAGAACCCACAACGGAGAGAAACCGTTCATCTGCAGCGAGAAGGACTGTGGCAAGAAGTTCACCACTGCCGGGAACCTGAAGAACCACCGGCGTACTCATACTG GTGAGAAACCTTTCTTGTGTGAGGTGGACAGCTGCGGTCGATCCTTCGCCGAATACTCGAGTCTTCGCAAACACATGCTGGTGCATTCTG GTGAGAAGCCGCACGTGTGTTCGGTTTGTGGGAAAACTTTCTCTCAGAGCGGCAGTCGAAATGTTCACATGAAGAAGAGACACAGCGAGGAGGACACACAACACATCACTGACAGCAGAGAAACAATAACAG GTGAGGCGCTCACTCAGAGCAGCTTGTTAGAGGCGGACGGCAGCACTGAGTCGATAGTCAATCTGAATCATGAGATGTTAAGCACACAAG GTCCCTCTGATCCTGTGGTGGTTTTGTCAcgcgatgatgatgatgatgatgaagatctGGTCAATATAACGACAGCACATTCATACAGTCATGATGTGGTCACTCTGCTCTAA
- the cipcb gene encoding CLOCK-interacting pacemaker, translated as MSKKLKDEEHMRGMAKLKGKRRERAESERDSGFSDASSEHMSAIDQTDPDEASCSVGSSGSGSQPSQLAAVVGGGALQGLSPMIIMNNVVLKQSGENPSSLKPWSFSPAVEMVQQPQVVFLQPMIPQKTAAVSKGPPSKRRLHKKYLPILKSYPKIAPHPGENPKKGSSTGSRSTSSSSSSQRDVGHSESSDAPAVATLPSSLPAAAPTHKASANSGDSSSLHGERQTSARSSESTDDCPDPTSRALAPSSRCVSASGTDNKLKRFCNTYNILSKSGLLDITLRTKELIRQNRRTQSELERLREHANLYVAALQTGDSAIWSRLQMSVMEEN; from the exons ATGAGCAAGAAGTTGAAGGATGAAGAGCACATGAGAGGAATGGCCAAATTGAAAGGCAAACGGAGAGAGAGAGCCGAGTCGGAGAGGGACTCTGGCTTCTCAG ACGCCAGCTCTGAGCATATGAGTGCCATTGATCAGACAGACCCGGACGAGGCTTCATGTTCTGTGGGATCCTCAGGGTCTGGATCACAACCTTCTCAACTGGCTGCTGTGGTAGGGGGCGGGGCTCTGCAGGGTCTTTCACCAATGATCATCATGAATAATGTCGTTCTGAAACAG TCTGGTGAGAACCCTTCATCTTTAAAACCCTGGAGCTTCAGTCCAGCTGTTGAGATGGTTCAGCAACCTCAGGTCGTCTTCCTCCAACCCATGATTCCCCAAAAAACCGCTGCAGTGTCAAAGGGACCTCCTTCCAAACGGCGTCTACACAAAAAGTACCTACCCATCCTCAAATCCTACCCCAAAATTGCCCCTCACCCGGGAGAAAATCCAAAGAAGGGAAGCAGCACCGGTAGCAGATCCACGTCCAGCTCCAGTTCCTCTCAGAGAGACGTGGGAcacagcgagtcctctgatgcGCCAGCCGTGGCAACGTTACCCAGCTCCTTGCCTGCAGCCGCACCTACCCACAAAGCCTCCGCTAATTCAGGTGATAGTAGCTCTCTGCATGGCGAACGACAGACGAGCGCGAGAAGCTCCGAATCCACAGATGACTGTCCTGACCCGACCTCACGGGCGCTCGCTCCTAGTTCACGATGCGTTTCTGCCAGTGGCACGGACAATAAGTTAAAGCGATTCTGTAACACCTACAATATTCTCAGTAAGTCAGGGCTGTTGGACATCACGTTACGCACCAAAGAGTTAATTCGGCAAAAccgacggacacagagcgagctGGAGCGGCTGCGTGAACACGCTAACCTGTATGTAGCCGCTCTTCAGACGGGAGATTCTGCAATCTGGAGCAGGCTGCAGATGAGCGTGATGGAGGAGAACTGA
- the pgfa gene encoding snake venom vascular endothelial growth factor toxin, whose amino-acid sequence MGLTTVFHWFDMNRFICVSQLAAFLLYILLIQVSIILGNSHSKVMLFHEAWGRSLCNVMQSLVDVDQEYPGGVKHIYSPGCVPLLRCSGCCNDDKLACYPSSTHNITVQLLRITPADRHREYVLLSFQEHHTCECRPRRHHWRTQPKRRRTGKRRRRRRGRAGE is encoded by the exons ATGGGCTTAACTACAGTCTTCCATTGGTTCGACATGAATAGATTTATCTGTGTATCGCAGCTGGCTGCATTTCTGCTCTACATTCTGCTTATACAG GTTTCTATCATTCTGGGCAATTCCCACTCCAAAG TGATGCTGTTTCACGAGGCGTGGGGACGTAGTCTGTGTAATGTCATGCAGAGTCTGGTGGATGTTGATCAGGAATATCCTGGTGGTGTAAAACACATCTACAGTCCCGGCTGTGTTCCACTCCTGCGATGCTCCGGCTGTTGTAATGATGACAAACTAGCCTGCTATCCCAGCAGCACACACAACATCACTGTTCAG TTGTTGAGAATAACTCCagcagacagacacagagaatACGTACTGCTCTCCTTTCAGGAACATCACACCTGTGAATGCAG GCCCAGACGACACCACTGGAGAACTCAACC TAAAAGGAGACGAACCGGTAAACGCAGACGGAGAAGAAGAGGCAGAGCTGGAGAGTAA
- the LOC129429628 gene encoding zona pellucida sperm-binding protein 4, protein MAESWFMRQLVLFVWVCAFCHAVPWWSNSLQIPQVLVAQQPVQQSPQMFQFQQKQQPPQQQQQKQPQQPPRQQQKQPQQPPQQQQKQPQQLPQQQQKQLQQLPQQQQKQPQQQQKQPQQQQKQPQQLPVLKTDPLNKCSVADSDQIQCGQPGISGAECEAINCCFNGQQCYYGMSVTVQCIRDGQFVLVVARDVTLPHLSLDSIHLLGGSDPPCAPVGSTPSFAIYQFPVTACGTSMMEENGYVVYENRMTSSYEVGIGPLGSITRDSHFELLFQCRYSATAVEALVVEVNTVPPPPPVAAPGPLRVELRLANGQCVTKGCAEGDEAYTSYYSDAEYPVTKVLREPVYIEVRIMERTDPNIVLMLGHCWATTTPSPLSLPQWDLLVNGCPYQDDRYLTTLVPVVGSSDLPFPTHYKRFIVKMFTFVDSASMAPLQETIFIHCSTAVCHPASGSCEQSCTRQRRDVYVTTSSEQVVVSSGPVTFVV, encoded by the exons ATGGCAGAGAGTTGGTTTATGAGGCAGTTGGTGCTGTTTGTGTGGGTTTGTGCTTTCTGCCATGCTGTTCCATGGTGGAGTAATTCACTCCAGATTCCGCAAGTTTTAGTTGCTCAACAACCTGTACAACAGTCTCCTCAGATGTTTCAGTTTCAACAGAAGCAGCAACCACCACAGCAGCAGCAACAAAAACAACCGCAGCAGCCGCCACGACAGCAACAAAAACAACCGCAGcagccaccacagcagcaacaaAAACAACCGCAGCAGCTGCCA CAGCAGCAACAAAAACAACTGCAGCAGCTGCCACAACAGCAACAAAAACAACCGCAGCAGCAACAAAAACAACCGCAGCAGCAACAAAAACAACCGCAGCAGCTGCCAGTGCTGAAAACAGATCCTCTTAACAAGTGTAGTGTTGCTGATTCTGATCAGATCCAATGTGGACAACCTGGTATCAGTGGTGCTGAGTGTGAAGCTATCAACTGCTGCTTTAATGGACAGCAGTGTTATTATGGGATGTCAG TGACTGTCCAGTGTATCAGAGATGGTCAGTTTGTGTTAGTGGTGGCTAGAGATGTTACACTGCCTCATCTGAGTCTGGATTCGATCCATCTACTGGGTGGAAGTGATCCACCTTGTGCTCCTGTTGGTTCCACACCTTCCTTTGCCATATACCAGTTTCCTGTCACAGCCTGTGGAACGAGCATGATG GAGGAAAACGGCTATGTGGTTTATGAGAACAGAATGACTTCATCCTATGAAGTGGGGATTGGACCTCTTGGCTCCATCACAAGAGACAGCCATTTTGA GCTTCTCTTCCAGTGTAGATATTCTGCCACTGCTGTGGAAGCTCTGGTTGTGGAGGTCAACACTGTTCCTCCTCCTCCACCAGTAGCTGCTCCTGGACCCCTCAGGGTGGAGCTTAGACTGGCAAATGGTCAGTGTGTCACCAAAGGCTGTGCAGAAG GGGATGAGGCGTACACTTCCTACTACAGTGACGCTGAATATCCAGTCACTAAGGTCCTGCGAGAGCCTGTGTACATTGAGGTGCGCATTATGGAGCGGACTGACCCCAATATTGTCCTGATGTTGGGGCATTGTTGGGCGACAACAACCCCGAGTCCACTCAGTCTACCCCAGTGGGACCTTCTAGTTAATGG ATGCCCTTACCAGGATGATCGTTACCTGACCACTCTGGTTCCTGTGGTTGGCTCTTCTGATCTACCGTTCCCAACCCACTACAAACGCTTTATTGTAAAGATGTTTACATTTGTGGATTCAGCATCAATGGCCCCTCTGCAGGAAACT ATCTTCATTCACTGCAGTACTGCAGTCTGCCATCCTGCTTCTGGCTCCTGTGAGCAGAGCTGTACAAGACAAA GAAGGGATGTTTATGTGACGACATCAAGTGAACAAGTTGTGGTTTCAAGTGGGCCAGTTACTTTTGTTGTGTAA